The following are encoded together in the Chaetodon auriga isolate fChaAug3 chromosome 4, fChaAug3.hap1, whole genome shotgun sequence genome:
- the chrnb5a gene encoding neuronal acetylcholine receptor subunit beta-2 has product MTACTVLLLFILSLTSSRAENAEERLVNYLLGPERYNKLIRPAVNKSQQVTISIQVSLSQLISVNEREQIMTTNLWLFQEWNDYRLRWDPEKYEGIKKLRIPSKRIWLPDIVLYNNADGVYEVSFYCNAVVSNTGDIFWLPPAIYKSACAIEVQNFPFDQQNCTLKFRSWTYDHTEVDLILTSDFASRDDFTPSGEWDIVSLPARKNEDPNDITYLDITYDFVIQRKPLFYTINLIIPCVLITSLAILVFYLPSDCGEKMTLCISVLLALTVFLLLISKIVPPTSLAVPLIGKYLMFTMVLVTFSIVSTVCVLNVHHRSPSTHHMPDWVKRLFLVRLPTFLLMRRPGSSSIRDKLRQKYANRSAIGKNYSQTGTEKKQYSNIRLGGIRTDTDSFYVNEDLAHKFCWKVGDIPDGGGGFSDFQRRLAVQWDADLEEAVDGVKYIAEHMKTEDDDEGIIEDWKYVAMVIDRLFLWIFILVCVVGTLGLFMQPLFQSYNTPTADDTEYGDF; this is encoded by the exons atgacTGCCTGCACTGTGCTCCTGctcttcattctctctctcacaa GCAGCAGGGCAGAGAATGCAGAGGAGCGGCTGGTCAACTACCTGTTGGGTCCAGAGCGCTACAACAAACTGATCAGACCAGCCGTCAACAAGAGCCAGCAGGTCACCATCTCCATACAggtgtctctgtctcagctcaTCAGTGTG aatgagagagaacaGATAATGACGACCAATTTGTGGCTGTTTCAG gagtggAATGACTACAGGCTGAGATGGGACCCAGAAAAGTACGAAGGCATCAAGAAACTGCGTATACCATCCAAACGCATCTGGCTTCCTGATATAGTGCTCTACAACAA TGCTGATGGCGTGTACGAGGTTTCCTTCTATTGCAACGCTGTGGTCTCCAACACAGGAGACATCTTCTGGCTTCCTCCGGCCATCTACAAGTCAGCCTGTGCCATCGAGGTGCAGAACTTCCCCTTCGACCAACAGAACTGCACTCTTAAGTTCCGCTCTTGGACCTACGACCACACAGAAGTGGATCTAATCCTCACGAGCGACTTTGCCAGCCGCGATGACTTCACACCCAGCGGGGAGTGGGACATCGTCTCGCTCCCGGCACGAAAAAACGAGGACCCCAATGACATCACCTACCTGGATATCACCTATGATTTTGTGATCCAGAGGAAGCCACTGTTTTACACCATTAACCTGATCATCCCATGTGTGTTGATCACGTCGCTGGCCATCCTGGTGTTCTACCTGCCGTCAGACTGTGGGGAGAAGATGACGCTGTGTATCTCAGTGCTGCTGGCGCTCACTGTGTTCCTGCTGCTGATATCAAAGATAGTACCACCCACCTCTCTTGCAGTGCCACTCATAG GTAAATACTTGATGTTCACCATGGTGCTCGTCACGTTCTCCATCGTGAGCACCGTCTGTGTCCTCAACGTGCACCACCGCTCCCCATCCACCCATCACATGCCCGACTGGGTCAAACGCCTCTTCTTAGTCCGCCTGCCCACCTTCCTCCTCATGAGGCGTCCAGGCTCTTCCAGTATCCGCGATAAACTCCGCCAGAAGTACGCCAACCGGAGTGCCATTGGGAAAAACTATTCCCAGACCGGCACAGAGAAGAAGCAGTACTCCAACATCAGACTCGGAGGGATCCGAACAGACACCGACTCTTTCTACGTGAATGAGGACTTGGCACACAAGTTTTGCTGGAAGGTTGGTGACATCCCAGATGGGGGCGGCGGGTTTTCAGACTTCCAGAGGCGTTTGGCTGTTCAGTGGGATGCAGATCTGGAGGAGGCAGTGGATGGAGTGAAATACATCGctgaacacatgaagacagaagACGACGATGAAGGG ATCATAGAGGACTGGAAGTATGTGGCCATGGTGATAGACCGTTTGTTCCTGTGGATCTTCAtcctggtgtgtgtggtgggaaCTCTGGGGCTCTTCATGCAGCCACTGTTCCAGAGCTATAACACACCCACTGCTGATGACACAGA gTATGGCGATTTCTAG